A DNA window from Megalobrama amblycephala isolate DHTTF-2021 linkage group LG11, ASM1881202v1, whole genome shotgun sequence contains the following coding sequences:
- the si:dkey-25e12.3 gene encoding adenosine 5'-monophosphoramidase HINT3, translated as MTENKCSCEDEQDSSDDYLEETCIFCTIANGDDPYTKILAEDEDIVCFKDIDPGAPHHYLVITKKHIHSCLSLQADDINLVRRMAEMGRDVLKANDVTDFEDISLGFHVPPYITVPHLHLHVLAPFSEIFIWSKEKYTRFWYLTEEKLRHTLTKNKKSDDRKRTCNKCLQPCGAM; from the exons ATGACTGAAAATAAGTGTTCCTGTGAAGATGAACAAGATTCTTCGGACGACTACTTGGAAGAAACTTGTATTTTCTGTACCATCGCAAACGGCGACGACCCATACACTAAAATTTTGGCGGAA GATGAGGACATTGTTTGTTTCAAGGACATTGATCCAGGTGCACCTCATCACTACCTGGTTATAACAAAGAAACATATCCACAGCTGTTTGTCACTCCAAGCAGATGATATAAATCTTG TTAGGAGGATGGCAGAGATGGGAAGAGATGTACTGAAAGCCAATGATGTCACAGATTTTGAAGACATCAG TCTAGGTTTCCATGTGCCTCCATATATCACCGTCCCCCACCTGCACTTGCATGTTCTTGCACCTTTCAGTGAAATATTTATATGGTCAAAGGAAAAGTATACACGCTTCTGGTACCTCACT GAGGAGAAGTTGCGTCACACACTGACAAAGAATAAAAAGTCGGATGATCGGAAAAGGACATGTAATAAATGCTTGCAACCATGTGGAGCTATGTGA